One genomic segment of Vibrio fluvialis includes these proteins:
- the tkt gene encoding transketolase yields the protein MNRKQLANAIRALSMDGVQKANSGHPGAPMGMADIAEVLWRSHLNHNPQNPNWADRDRFVLSNGHGSMLIYSLLHLSGYELSIDDLKNFRQLHSKTPGHPEYGYAPGIETTTGPLGQGVTNAVGMAIAEKALAAQFNKPGHDIVDHLTYVFLGDGCLMEGISHEACSLAGTLGLGKLIAFWDDNGISIDGHVEGWFSDDTPKRFEAYGWHVIPAVDGHDSDAINAAIEAAKADPRPTLICTKTIIGFGSPNKAGSHDCHGAPLGADEIKAAREFLGWEYAPFEIPADIYAEWDAKEAGAAKEAAWDEKFAAYAAAYPAEAAEYKRRVAGELPANWEEATSAIIAELQANPANIASRKASQNALEAFGKLLPEFMGGSADLAPSNLTMWSGSKSLEASDFSGNYIHYGVREFGMTAIMNGIALHGGFVPYGATFLMFMEYARNAMRMAALMKIQNIQVYTHDSIGLGEDGPTHQPVEQMASLRLTPNMNTWRPCDQVESAVAWKLAIERKDAPTALIFSRQNLAQQPRDAEQLANIAKGGYILKDCAGKPELILIATGSEVELAVEAATQLTAEGKQVRVVSMPSTDAFDKQDAAYRESVLPADVTARIAIEAGIADFWYKYVGFGGRIIGMTTFGESAPAGELFKLFGFTTENVVNTAKELLA from the coding sequence ATGAACCGCAAACAACTGGCTAACGCAATCCGTGCACTGAGCATGGATGGTGTACAAAAAGCTAACTCTGGCCACCCGGGCGCACCGATGGGTATGGCTGACATCGCTGAAGTGCTTTGGCGCAGTCACTTGAACCACAACCCACAAAACCCGAACTGGGCAGACCGCGACCGTTTCGTGCTGTCCAACGGCCACGGCTCAATGCTGATTTACTCTCTGCTGCACCTGAGCGGTTACGAGCTGTCGATTGACGATCTGAAAAACTTCCGTCAACTGCACTCAAAAACCCCAGGCCACCCTGAGTACGGTTACGCACCTGGCATCGAGACCACCACTGGTCCTCTGGGCCAAGGTGTCACCAACGCAGTAGGTATGGCGATTGCAGAAAAAGCACTGGCAGCACAATTCAATAAACCGGGCCACGATATTGTTGACCACCTCACTTACGTGTTCCTGGGCGATGGCTGTCTGATGGAAGGCATTTCGCACGAAGCGTGTTCACTGGCGGGTACTTTGGGCCTCGGCAAACTGATCGCTTTCTGGGATGACAACGGCATCTCGATCGACGGTCACGTGGAAGGTTGGTTCTCAGACGACACTCCAAAACGCTTTGAAGCTTACGGCTGGCATGTAATTCCAGCGGTTGATGGTCACGATTCAGACGCGATCAACGCAGCGATTGAAGCGGCAAAAGCCGATCCTCGTCCAACACTGATCTGCACCAAAACCATCATCGGTTTCGGCTCGCCAAACAAAGCCGGCTCACACGATTGTCACGGTGCTCCTCTGGGCGCTGACGAAATCAAAGCTGCGCGTGAATTCCTGGGTTGGGAATACGCACCATTTGAAATCCCGGCAGACATCTACGCTGAGTGGGATGCCAAAGAAGCAGGCGCAGCCAAAGAAGCCGCATGGGATGAGAAATTTGCCGCATACGCAGCCGCTTACCCAGCAGAAGCTGCAGAATACAAACGCCGCGTAGCCGGTGAACTGCCAGCCAACTGGGAAGAAGCCACCAGCGCCATCATCGCAGAACTGCAAGCGAACCCAGCGAACATTGCGTCACGTAAAGCATCGCAAAACGCGCTGGAAGCATTTGGTAAACTGCTGCCAGAATTCATGGGCGGCTCAGCGGACCTGGCACCTTCTAACCTGACCATGTGGTCTGGCTCGAAGTCTCTGGAAGCGAGCGATTTCTCAGGCAACTACATCCACTACGGTGTACGTGAATTTGGTATGACTGCCATCATGAACGGTATCGCGCTACACGGTGGTTTCGTGCCTTACGGCGCGACCTTCCTGATGTTCATGGAATACGCGCGTAACGCGATGCGCATGGCCGCGCTGATGAAGATTCAGAACATCCAGGTCTACACGCACGACTCGATTGGTCTGGGTGAAGATGGTCCAACTCACCAACCGGTTGAGCAAATGGCTTCTCTGCGCCTGACTCCAAACATGAACACATGGCGTCCATGTGACCAGGTAGAATCGGCGGTGGCTTGGAAACTGGCTATCGAGCGTAAAGACGCGCCAACCGCGCTGATCTTCTCGCGTCAGAATCTGGCTCAACAACCGCGTGATGCAGAGCAACTGGCCAACATCGCTAAAGGCGGTTACATCCTGAAAGATTGTGCAGGCAAACCTGAGCTTATCCTGATTGCCACCGGCTCTGAAGTTGAGCTGGCTGTGGAAGCGGCAACGCAACTGACTGCTGAAGGCAAGCAAGTGCGCGTAGTGTCGATGCCATCTACCGATGCATTCGATAAACAAGACGCCGCATACCGTGAATCGGTACTGCCAGCAGACGTGACCGCTCGTATCGCTATCGAAGCCGGCATTGCAGACTTCTGGTACAAGTACGTTGGCTTTGGCGGTCGTATCATCGGCATGACCACTTTCGGTGAATCCGCACCAGCCGGCGAGCTGTTCAAACTGTTCGGCTTCACCACTGAAAACGTGGTGAACACAGCCAAAGAACTGCTGGCATAA
- the tal gene encoding transaldolase: MSNKLEQLRKLTTVVADTGEIDAIKKYQPEDATTNPSLILKAAQIAEYAPLIDQAIEYAKSQTSDKAEQVQEACDMLAVNIGKEILKTIPGRISTEVDARLSYDTEGSIVKARKLIKMYNDAGISNDRILIKLASTWEGIRAAEVLEKEGINCNLTLLFSFAQARACAEAGVFLISPFVGRIMDWYKAKEGRDFEAQEDPGVLSVSKIYNYYKQHGYKTVVMGASFRNIGEILELAGCDRLTIAPSLLAELEAAEGEVVEKLVDSNGTQERPAAMTHSEFLWEHNLDAMAVEKLAEGIRNFAVDQGKLETMIEAKL; encoded by the coding sequence ATGAGCAACAAATTAGAGCAACTACGTAAACTTACAACTGTTGTGGCTGACACTGGTGAAATTGATGCAATCAAAAAATACCAGCCAGAAGATGCAACAACGAACCCTTCTCTAATTCTTAAAGCCGCTCAAATTGCAGAATATGCCCCACTGATCGATCAAGCGATCGAATACGCGAAATCACAGACCAGCGATAAAGCAGAACAAGTTCAAGAAGCGTGTGACATGCTGGCGGTAAACATCGGTAAAGAAATCCTGAAAACTATCCCAGGCCGTATCTCGACTGAAGTTGATGCACGTCTGTCTTACGACACTGAAGGCAGCATCGTTAAAGCTCGCAAACTGATCAAAATGTACAACGATGCAGGCATCTCAAACGACCGCATTCTGATCAAACTGGCGTCAACTTGGGAAGGCATCCGCGCGGCAGAAGTGCTGGAGAAAGAAGGCATCAACTGTAACCTGACTCTGCTGTTCTCTTTCGCGCAAGCTCGTGCTTGTGCTGAAGCTGGCGTGTTCCTGATTTCACCATTCGTTGGCCGCATCATGGACTGGTACAAAGCAAAAGAAGGTCGTGACTTCGAAGCACAAGAAGATCCAGGCGTATTGTCAGTATCTAAAATCTACAACTATTACAAACAGCACGGTTACAAAACTGTGGTGATGGGCGCAAGCTTCCGTAACATCGGCGAGATTCTGGAACTGGCTGGCTGTGACCGCCTGACTATCGCACCATCTCTGCTGGCTGAACTGGAAGCGGCTGAAGGCGAAGTGGTTGAGAAACTGGTTGATTCTAACGGTACTCAAGAACGTCCAGCAGCGATGACTCATTCTGAGTTCCTGTGGGAACACAACTTGGATGCAATGGCGGTAGAAAAACTGGCTGAAGGTATCCGTAACTTCGCAGTAGACCAGGGCAAACTGGAAACGATGATCGAAGCGAAACTTTAA
- a CDS encoding sugar-binding transcriptional regulator: protein MSGSNQDISVESTDLLTEISVAYYQDGATQEEISKKFAISRAKVGRMLKQARDEGIVEITVKYHPVFSAKIEQRLIERFGVKRALVALDQPNEELQRQQVSGLVSNYLSSTLKNGMVVSVGQGRNVSSVAHHVGVITPRDCKFVCSIGGIHPRGGMFNADHICRQMAKKYGGTSETLYAPAYAENRAQKLAFMQNATVKQTLDLARKADIALVGIGDMSENSYMVDLGWFTPDEVVQSRLQQGVVGDFAGYDFFNVHGEIANTVMSDRVIGLGIEEFRRIAEVIAIAAENSKPLALLGALRTGAIDVIATSVTNALTVLNLDEQMRDAQ, encoded by the coding sequence ATGAGCGGTTCTAACCAAGATATCTCGGTGGAAAGCACCGATTTGCTGACGGAGATTTCCGTTGCCTACTATCAGGATGGGGCAACTCAAGAAGAAATTTCCAAGAAGTTTGCCATTTCGCGTGCCAAAGTGGGCCGAATGCTGAAACAGGCGCGTGATGAAGGCATTGTCGAGATCACCGTGAAATACCACCCGGTGTTCAGTGCCAAGATTGAGCAACGTTTGATCGAACGCTTTGGGGTGAAACGAGCGCTGGTGGCGCTTGACCAACCGAACGAAGAGTTGCAGCGCCAACAAGTATCGGGATTGGTGTCGAATTATCTCTCCAGCACTCTGAAGAACGGCATGGTGGTCAGTGTCGGTCAGGGGCGCAACGTGTCATCGGTAGCGCATCATGTCGGCGTGATTACGCCGCGTGACTGTAAGTTCGTTTGCAGTATTGGCGGCATTCACCCACGTGGCGGTATGTTTAACGCCGACCACATTTGCCGTCAGATGGCGAAGAAATACGGTGGAACATCAGAAACCCTGTATGCGCCGGCGTATGCCGAAAACCGCGCGCAGAAACTGGCCTTCATGCAAAACGCCACCGTCAAGCAAACGCTCGATCTGGCGCGCAAAGCAGACATCGCGTTGGTCGGTATCGGCGACATGAGTGAAAACAGCTACATGGTCGATTTGGGCTGGTTTACGCCGGATGAAGTGGTGCAGTCGCGTCTGCAGCAAGGCGTGGTCGGTGATTTCGCAGGGTACGACTTCTTTAATGTGCATGGCGAAATTGCCAACACCGTGATGAGTGACCGCGTGATTGGTTTGGGTATTGAAGAGTTTCGCCGTATTGCCGAAGTGATCGCGATTGCCGCAGAAAACAGTAAGCCGCTCGCACTGCTCGGTGCGCTGCGCACTGGCGCAATCGATGTGATTGCGACCAGCGTTACCAACGCGCTGACGGTGCTTAACTTAGATGAACAGATGCGAGATGCTCAGTAG
- a CDS encoding sulfurtransferase gives MSPLVTPAWLAEKQNDPRLVVLDASIDFQIPSETEKDKVNKIPGARRFDYDSVFCDTECDLPHMMPTEARFNELAQQLGLNQDSILVVYDNSGTFASPRAWWMFKAFGRNDVYILDGGLTEWKAQGYTVTQSYDNSYAPGNFAGTLDPRFFVDANYVLNKINDDSSLTVDARSKARFLAQVAEPRAGVRSGHIPGSCCLPFAELMNGHKMKSPTELRPILQQALIRPADEYLFSCGSGVTACIVLLAATLCGYQNLAVYDGSWTEWGQRHDLPIEK, from the coding sequence ATGTCGCCATTAGTAACCCCAGCTTGGCTCGCAGAAAAACAAAACGATCCGCGCTTAGTCGTGCTCGACGCCAGCATTGATTTTCAAATTCCGAGCGAAACCGAAAAAGACAAAGTCAATAAGATTCCCGGCGCCCGCCGTTTCGATTATGACAGCGTGTTTTGCGACACCGAATGCGACCTTCCCCACATGATGCCCACTGAAGCACGCTTTAATGAACTGGCGCAGCAACTGGGACTCAATCAAGATTCCATTTTGGTGGTGTACGACAACAGCGGCACGTTTGCATCGCCTCGTGCGTGGTGGATGTTTAAAGCATTTGGGCGCAATGACGTCTACATTCTCGATGGCGGGCTGACTGAATGGAAAGCCCAAGGTTACACTGTCACCCAAAGTTACGATAATTCATACGCGCCCGGTAACTTTGCCGGTACGCTCGACCCGCGTTTCTTTGTCGATGCAAATTACGTGTTAAATAAAATCAATGACGACAGCAGCCTGACCGTTGATGCGCGCTCCAAAGCCCGTTTCCTGGCGCAAGTTGCTGAACCACGCGCGGGTGTGCGCAGCGGCCATATTCCCGGCTCCTGCTGCCTGCCCTTTGCTGAGCTGATGAACGGCCATAAAATGAAATCACCGACGGAGCTTAGACCGATTTTGCAACAAGCGCTCATTCGCCCAGCCGATGAGTATCTGTTCAGTTGTGGCTCCGGCGTTACCGCCTGTATCGTATTACTCGCTGCCACCCTCTGCGGCTACCAGAATCTAGCGGTCTATGATGGTTCTTGGACGGAATGGGGTCAGCGCCACGACTTACCGATTGAGAAGTAA
- the moeB gene encoding molybdopterin-synthase adenylyltransferase MoeB encodes MDILSDSEMLRYNRQIILKQFDFDGQEALKQSAVLILGAGGLGCASSQYLATAGVGKITLIDDDTVELSNLQRQVLHHDANIGELKVASAAQSLQELNPHIAIETVAKRLSDNELEALIEQHSLVLDASDNVDTRNQLNRLCFKTKTPLVSGAAIRMEGQVSVFTYQSEDEPCYQCLSALFGNAALSCVEAGVMAPVVGIIGAVQAMEAIKVLANYGTPIRGKILMLDAMSMSWREMKLMKLPTCPVCHS; translated from the coding sequence GTGGATATTCTCAGCGACTCAGAAATGCTGCGTTACAACCGTCAAATCATTCTCAAACAGTTTGATTTTGATGGTCAGGAAGCGCTGAAACAGAGTGCCGTATTGATCCTCGGTGCAGGCGGTTTGGGCTGTGCGTCCAGCCAATATCTGGCCACAGCGGGTGTGGGAAAGATCACGCTGATTGACGATGATACCGTGGAGCTCTCTAACCTACAGCGCCAGGTATTGCACCATGATGCCAATATCGGCGAGCTTAAAGTGGCATCAGCGGCCCAATCGCTGCAAGAACTCAACCCGCACATTGCCATTGAAACCGTCGCCAAGCGCCTGAGCGACAACGAACTGGAAGCCCTGATTGAACAACATTCATTAGTTTTGGATGCCTCAGATAACGTCGATACGCGTAATCAGTTGAATCGCTTGTGCTTTAAAACCAAAACCCCACTGGTTTCCGGCGCGGCGATTCGTATGGAAGGCCAAGTGAGCGTGTTTACTTACCAAAGCGAAGACGAACCGTGTTACCAATGCCTGAGCGCCCTGTTTGGCAACGCCGCATTAAGCTGCGTGGAAGCTGGCGTCATGGCGCCCGTGGTTGGCATCATTGGCGCCGTGCAAGCGATGGAAGCGATCAAAGTATTGGCCAATTACGGCACACCGATTCGCGGTAAAATTCTGATGTTAGATGCCATGAGCATGTCTTGGCGTGAAATGAAACTGATGAAGCTGCCCACCTGTCCGGTGTGCCACTCCTAA
- the moeA gene encoding molybdopterin molybdotransferase MoeA: protein MGCCDAPGLMPIEDALDKMLSRITPIQTTLTLPLADALGFVLAEDILSPINVPPFDNSAMDGYAVRRAELATATPLPVAGKSFAGQPFDGEWPAMSCVRIMTGAKIPDGCDAVIMQEQATVSEQGVTFSHTDVKPNDNIRPTGDDIHQGDVVLSKGARLTPRDIPMIATLGVANVTVYRKPKVAFFSTGDELKPLGQPLDAGQIYDSNRYGIKPLIENFGCEAIDLGIIPDCPETLKATFEKAQRLADVVVTSGGVSVGEADYTKDILEQLGQIGFWKLAIKPGKPFAFGELENAWFCGLPGNPVSAVLTMYVLVQPMLAKLSGHTEWTAPESIPAITRTTFKKVPGRTDYQRGIYRIENGQFVVETTGNQSSGAFRSMSLANCFVVLERERGRVEAGETVNIQLFNATLY from the coding sequence ATGGGCTGTTGTGACGCTCCTGGCTTAATGCCAATTGAAGACGCGCTGGATAAAATGCTCTCGCGCATCACTCCGATTCAAACCACACTGACTCTTCCCCTTGCCGACGCACTCGGTTTTGTCCTTGCTGAAGATATTCTCTCCCCGATTAACGTGCCGCCGTTTGATAACTCCGCGATGGATGGCTATGCCGTGCGCCGTGCCGAACTTGCGACCGCGACGCCACTACCGGTCGCAGGCAAATCGTTTGCCGGCCAACCCTTTGACGGTGAATGGCCTGCCATGAGTTGTGTGCGCATTATGACCGGTGCAAAGATCCCGGACGGTTGCGATGCAGTGATCATGCAAGAACAGGCCACGGTGTCGGAGCAAGGCGTCACATTCAGCCACACCGACGTCAAACCGAACGACAACATTCGCCCGACCGGTGATGACATTCACCAAGGCGATGTGGTGTTGAGTAAAGGCGCGCGTCTCACGCCCCGTGACATTCCGATGATCGCCACACTTGGCGTGGCTAATGTAACCGTTTATCGCAAGCCGAAAGTGGCATTTTTCTCAACCGGTGACGAATTGAAACCACTGGGTCAACCGCTGGATGCAGGCCAGATATACGACAGCAACCGTTACGGAATTAAGCCGCTGATTGAAAACTTCGGCTGCGAAGCGATTGACCTTGGCATCATTCCTGACTGCCCAGAGACGTTAAAAGCCACGTTTGAGAAAGCCCAAAGACTGGCGGATGTGGTGGTCACCTCTGGCGGCGTGAGCGTGGGCGAAGCGGACTATACCAAAGATATTCTGGAACAATTGGGTCAAATCGGTTTCTGGAAACTGGCGATTAAACCGGGTAAACCGTTCGCATTTGGCGAACTGGAAAACGCTTGGTTCTGCGGCCTGCCGGGTAACCCGGTCTCCGCGGTTCTGACTATGTACGTTCTGGTGCAACCAATGCTGGCAAAACTGTCTGGCCACACTGAATGGACAGCACCTGAGTCAATTCCGGCCATCACCCGCACCACCTTCAAAAAAGTCCCGGGACGCACCGATTACCAACGCGGCATTTACCGCATCGAAAACGGTCAGTTCGTAGTTGAAACCACTGGAAACCAAAGCTCCGGCGCATTCCGCTCGATGAGCTTGGCGAACTGTTTTGTGGTGCTCGAACGCGAGCGCGGCCGAGTCGAAGCTGGCGAAACCGTCAACATTCAGCTATTTAACGCAACCTTATACTAG
- the folE gene encoding GTP cyclohydrolase I FolE — protein MSGLSESAKLVKDALERRGLETPMQPNTISRDEKKERIEHHMREILTLLGLDLTDDSLEETPHRISKMYVDEIFSGLDYQNFPKITVIENKMNVSEMVRVKDITVTSTCEHHLVTIDGKAAVAYIPRGKIIGLSKINRIVRFFAQRPQVQERMTQQILVALQTLLESEDVAVTIDATHYCVKSRGVMDATSETTTTALGGIFKSNPATRAEFLHGLR, from the coding sequence ATGTCAGGTCTGAGCGAATCCGCGAAGTTAGTAAAAGATGCGCTGGAACGTCGTGGTTTGGAAACGCCAATGCAACCAAACACGATCAGTCGAGATGAGAAAAAAGAACGAATTGAACACCACATGCGTGAAATTCTGACTCTCCTAGGACTGGACCTCACTGACGATAGCCTTGAAGAAACCCCGCACCGAATCTCTAAGATGTATGTTGATGAGATCTTCTCGGGTCTGGATTACCAAAACTTCCCGAAAATCACGGTCATCGAAAACAAAATGAACGTCAGTGAAATGGTGCGTGTCAAAGATATTACCGTGACCAGTACCTGTGAGCATCACTTGGTGACCATCGATGGAAAAGCGGCGGTGGCATATATTCCGCGTGGCAAGATTATCGGCCTGTCGAAAATTAACCGCATTGTGCGCTTTTTTGCGCAGCGCCCACAGGTGCAAGAACGTATGACGCAACAAATTCTGGTTGCGCTGCAAACCCTGTTGGAATCAGAAGACGTGGCAGTCACCATCGATGCAACTCACTACTGCGTGAAATCACGTGGTGTGATGGATGCAACCAGCGAAACCACAACCACGGCGCTAGGTGGTATTTTTAAGTCCAACCCCGCCACCCGCGCTGAATTTCTGCACGGTTTGCGCTAA
- the eat gene encoding ethanolamine permease → MENSSKPGLKRTLGKFHLWGIAVGLVISGEYFGWSYGWAQAGTLGFLITTLIIATMYTAFIFSFTELSTSIPHAGGPFAYAYRAFGPLGGYVAGFATLVEFVFAPPAIAMAIGAYLNVQFPTLDPKLVAVVAYVIFMGLNLVGVSIAATFELLVTILAIVELLVFMGVVSPGFSMANFAANGWAGSDVFSGEAISGIFAAIPFAIWFFLAIEGASMAAEEAKDPKRTIPVAFIAGILTLVVLAVGVMFFAGGAGDWRELSNINDPLPQAMKMIVGESSGWLHMLVWLGLFGLIASFHGIIMGYSRQIFALARAGFLPKSLAAVNQRYQTPHWAILAGGVVGIAAIFSDNLIVIGGQPLTANIVTMAVFGAIVMYIVSMLALFKLRRTEPALERPFRAPLYPFAPALALGLAVLALVAMVYYNFLLTLIFVGLFALGFIYFKATHDESSMQEGNEMLLMPQASEA, encoded by the coding sequence ATGGAAAATAGCAGCAAACCGGGTCTGAAACGGACCCTTGGAAAATTTCACTTATGGGGCATTGCCGTCGGGCTGGTCATTTCGGGCGAATACTTCGGCTGGAGTTACGGTTGGGCACAGGCCGGAACACTCGGCTTTTTGATCACCACGCTGATCATTGCCACTATGTACACCGCGTTCATTTTCAGCTTTACCGAGCTGTCGACGTCGATTCCCCATGCGGGCGGTCCGTTCGCTTATGCGTATCGCGCCTTTGGCCCGTTAGGTGGCTATGTCGCGGGTTTCGCCACCTTGGTTGAGTTTGTGTTTGCGCCACCCGCCATCGCCATGGCCATCGGGGCTTATCTCAATGTTCAGTTTCCGACGCTCGACCCGAAATTGGTTGCCGTGGTTGCTTATGTCATCTTCATGGGGCTCAACCTTGTTGGGGTAAGCATTGCCGCGACGTTCGAACTTTTGGTCACCATTCTTGCTATCGTCGAACTGCTGGTCTTTATGGGCGTGGTCTCGCCCGGTTTCTCGATGGCAAACTTTGCCGCGAACGGTTGGGCTGGCAGCGATGTATTCTCTGGAGAAGCCATTTCCGGCATCTTTGCTGCGATTCCTTTTGCCATCTGGTTCTTCCTCGCCATTGAAGGCGCGTCGATGGCTGCAGAAGAAGCGAAAGATCCGAAACGCACCATTCCGGTGGCGTTTATCGCCGGCATTTTAACGTTGGTAGTATTGGCTGTTGGTGTCATGTTCTTTGCGGGTGGCGCCGGCGACTGGCGTGAACTGTCTAATATCAACGACCCACTGCCGCAAGCCATGAAAATGATTGTTGGTGAATCGAGTGGCTGGTTACACATGCTGGTGTGGCTGGGTTTGTTTGGCCTTATTGCGTCATTCCACGGCATCATCATGGGGTATTCACGTCAGATTTTCGCTTTAGCGCGCGCAGGCTTCCTGCCAAAATCACTCGCCGCTGTAAACCAACGTTATCAAACGCCGCATTGGGCGATTCTGGCGGGCGGCGTGGTGGGTATCGCAGCTATCTTCTCTGACAACCTGATTGTCATTGGCGGACAACCACTGACTGCAAATATCGTCACCATGGCTGTGTTTGGGGCCATCGTGATGTACATCGTATCCATGTTGGCGCTGTTCAAACTGCGTCGCACGGAGCCAGCGCTGGAACGTCCGTTCCGCGCCCCGCTCTACCCATTTGCTCCGGCGCTTGCTCTGGGTCTGGCGGTACTTGCTCTGGTTGCGATGGTGTATTATAACTTCCTGCTGACACTGATCTTTGTTGGTCTGTTTGCCCTTGGTTTCATCTACTTTAAAGCCACACACGATGAAAGCTCGATGCAGGAAGGCAATGAAATGCTGCTGATGCCACAAGCCAGTGAAGCGTGA
- the eutC gene encoding ethanolamine ammonia-lyase subunit EutC, with translation MSKTLTSSLIHEDPWHKLRQFTQARIGIGRVGTSIPTQELLRFQLSHAQAMDAVHVPLDEAELVDALAQKSAIAPYLPAFSLHSQASDRLTYLQRPDLGRKLDDASIERLKQHSDSTPSPYDLAIIIADGLSSYAISHHAAPFIDALITQLHADQRHDWRIAPLSIVHQGRVAVGDDVGEAINAREVLVLVGERPGLSSPDSLGLYLTWHPQRGTEDSLRNCISNVRPQGLPYEAAAMKCFYLLAESRRLKLTGVGLKDRSDDAQLNQPIQANQFSLTTE, from the coding sequence ATGAGTAAGACGCTGACTTCCTCGTTGATCCATGAGGATCCATGGCACAAGCTGCGCCAGTTTACGCAGGCGCGCATCGGTATTGGCCGTGTGGGTACCAGCATTCCGACGCAAGAGCTATTGCGTTTTCAGCTCTCGCACGCTCAAGCGATGGATGCGGTGCATGTGCCGCTCGACGAAGCGGAGCTGGTTGACGCCTTGGCGCAAAAATCAGCCATTGCGCCCTATCTTCCTGCGTTTTCGCTACATAGCCAAGCCAGTGATCGCCTCACGTATCTGCAACGGCCCGATTTGGGCCGCAAGCTCGATGATGCCTCGATAGAACGTTTGAAGCAGCACAGCGATAGCACGCCAAGCCCGTACGATCTGGCGATTATCATTGCCGATGGTTTGTCGTCTTACGCAATCAGTCATCATGCGGCTCCCTTTATCGACGCCTTAATCACGCAGCTCCATGCCGACCAACGACATGATTGGCGTATCGCGCCATTGAGCATCGTGCATCAGGGCCGAGTTGCGGTCGGTGATGACGTGGGTGAAGCGATCAACGCACGCGAGGTGCTGGTACTGGTGGGCGAACGCCCGGGATTAAGTTCCCCCGATAGCTTGGGGCTGTATCTGACCTGGCATCCACAGCGCGGCACCGAAGATTCATTGCGCAACTGTATTTCCAACGTGCGCCCACAGGGGCTGCCTTATGAAGCGGCCGCGATGAAATGCTTCTATCTGCTGGCGGAGTCACGTCGGCTCAAACTCACTGGCGTCGGACTGAAAGATCGCTCTGACGACGCGCAGTTGAATCAACCGATTCAAGCAAACCAATTTTCGTTAACCACTGAATAG